The Cetobacterium somerae ATCC BAA-474 genomic interval GTGATTCACTTTTTAAAAAATCAACAGAGTCAATAATTCTATTAGAAAATTTCTCTTTATCAATTTTAAATGTTTCAAAAGCTGTTAAAAGAGCCTTTTCATTTGTAATAATAACTTCTTTAGCTGTTATTAAATCTAAATAAGTAGTTTTAATCTGTTTTTTTAATATCTCTAGTGAATCTATTTTTGAAATTTTTTGCTTTTCAATCTCTAAAGTTGACTCTTTATAACTATCAATGCCACTTCCAAAGTTAAAAATATCCCATTTAAAAGTAATACCAACTCTCCATTCCCAGTCATTATTAGATTTTGAAAAACTTGACTCCTCTAAAGATTCATAACCGTACTCTAAATCTACTTTAGGAAGAAAAGTGCTTCGATTACTTTTAGAATTATACTCACTAATTAAAATATTTTTGTCTAGTTTTTTAGAAAGAGTACTATTTGATAAAGCTCTTTCAGTATCTTTTTTTAAATCAATATTTATTGTCATAAAATTTGAAAAATTCATTTCTTTTAAAGTTATGTTTTCTTCAATATTTAATCCTAAAAGATTTTTTAAAGTAAGTTCTTGAGCAATAATATTATTTTTAATTTTAAGGATTGATGTTTCAGTTTGATATAATGATGTTTCAATTTTCAAAACTTCACTTTTATCGATAAGACTAAGATTGTAAAATTCTTGTTGTTTTTTTAATTCTTCTTGTTTCTCTTTTTGAGAAGTCTCATATACATTCAAAGTTTTCTTAAGTTGAAGACAGCTGATATAAGTTTGAATAACATTTAACTCTAAATTAATATTTTGGGTAATATAGTCATTTTCTTCAAATTCTCTAAGAGCTTTACTACTTTTAATATTATAGTAAAGTTCACCACCTGTAAAAATAGGCTGTGATAGATAAATACCATTTTGAAAAGAACTATTTAAGTTTTTTGATTCATCATGATCAATGTACATAGTTTGTGCTCTAAGAGAGGGAAGAGCATTTTTAATTTTTACATTTTCATTTAATTTTTTTTGTTTTACAGTAATATTTTTTTCTTTGAGTTGTCGGTTGTTTTTTTTAGCTAAATCAATAGATTTATCCAATGTTAACTCTATAGAAAAAGTAACTATATTTAATGTTAAAAATAGTAGTAGATATTTTTTCATAGTTTCTCCTTATTAAAAATTAATTTCACAATATGAGATTATAAACTATAAAGTAAGTTGAGAGTCAAGAAATTTAGATAATCAAAATAATAAAAATAGAACTTTATTTGACAAAATGAATTTTAATAGGGTATATAGAGTTACTAAGAATTTGAATAAAATTCTAAAAAGGAAATACCGTCCGCCTATCTGAAAACAGATGACCGGGGTAGACTAAAAACGGAGGTATAACGTTATGGCTATCAAGTATGTTCCAGAACCATTTAGAATTAAAATGGTTGAAACAATTAAAATGACTACATCAGAAGAGAGAGCAGAAAAAATTAAAGAGGCTAATTATAATCTTTTTAATTTAAGAGGAGAGGATGTTTACATTGATTTATTAACAGATTCAGGAACTAATGCAATGAGTCAAGATCAATGGGCAGGGGTAATGAGAGGTGATGAAGCGTATGCAGGAGCTTCAAGTTATTTTAAATTAGTAAATACTGCTAAGGATATTTTTGGATATGAATTTATTCAACCAGTACATCAAGGAAGAGCAGCAGAAAAAGTGTTATTTCCAACTTTTTTAAAGTCAGGACAATATGCAATTTCAAATATGTTTTTTGATACAACAAGAGCACATGTTATCCTAGCAGGAGCAAGACCTTTAGATTGTGTAGTCCCAGAGGCAAAAGATCCAGGTAAAAGATCTAAATTTAAAGGAAATATGGATGTTGAAAAAATGGAAAAATTAATACAAGAGTATGGCCCAGAAAAAATAGGATTAGTAGTATTGACTATTACAAATAACTCTGCTGGTGGACAACCTGTTTCAATGAAAAATGCTCGAGAAGTCGCAGCTATTTGTAAAAAATATAATATACCATTAAATATAGATGCAGCACGTTATGCAGAAAATGCATATTTTATAAAAAGAGATGAGCCTGAATGTGCAAACATGTCGATAAAAGATATAATAAAAGAGATGTTTTCTTATGCAGATTTCTTCACTATGTCAGCAAAAAAAGATACAATAGTTAATATGGGAGGACTAATAGGAGTAAAAAATGCTGTAGAAAATGCAGATATGATCTTAAAAATAAAAGCAAATTGTATAAGTTTTGAAGGATTTACAACTTATGGAGGGCTTTCGGGAAGAGATTTAGAAGCACTGGCTATAGGATTATTAGAAGGAATCGATGAAAACTTTTTAAGATATAGAATTGGACAGATGGAGTATTTAGCTTCTCGTCTTGATGATGCAGGAATTATATATCAATCTCCAGTTGGTGGACACGGTGTATTTGTAGATGCTTCAAAAATTTTCCCCAATATACCATTTAATGAGTTTCCAGGGCAAGTCTTAGCTATAGAACTTTATAAAGAAGCTGGAATTAGAAGTTGTGATATAGGTTCTTACATGTTAGGAAATGATCCAGATACAAATGAGCAATTAGAAGCAGATTTTGAATTTACAAGACTTGCTATTCCTAGAAGAGTTTACACACAAGCTCATTTAGATGTAATAGCAGATGCTTTAATAGCGATAAAAGAGAGAGCTCATGAAATCACAAGAGGATACAGAATAACTTGGGAACCACCGATATTAAGACACTTCCAAGCTTCCCTAGAGATTATAGAAGATTAAAAAATAGTCTAGGGAGGGTTAATGGAAGATATAAAGAATAGTGTAGAAACGGTTTTAATAGATGATAATAATAGAGATGGTTTTAAATCAAAATTTGGATTTATTTTAGCTTGTATTGGTTCAGCAGTTGGAATGGGAAATATTTGGATGTTTCCATATAGAGTTGGGCAATTTGGAGGAGCAGCATTTCTTATTCCGTATTTTACATTTGTTCTTTTAATAGGATTTACAGGAGTAATTGGTGAAATGACACTAGGGCGTTCTATGGGAACTGGCCCACTTGGAGCTTTTGAAAAAGCTTTTAAACAAAGAGGACTAAAAGGAGGAACAATAATAGGATTAATACCTGTTATAGGATCGTTAGCTATAGCCATTGGATATGCTATAGTTGTTGGTTGGATATTAAGGTATTGTGTTGTCTCTCTTTCAGGAGCAATCATTGAATCACAACCAGGTCCTTACTTTGGAGCTTTAGCTTCAGATTTTGGGAGTATACCTTGGCATGTAGCAGGTTTATTACTAACTTTTTCATTAATGGCTATGGGAATAGCAGGAGGAATCGAAAAAGTAAATAAAATATTGATGCCAGCATTTTTTGGATTATTTTTATTTTTAGCTATTAGAATATATATGTTACCGGGGGCGGAACAAGGCTATAGCTACTTATTTAATCCAGATTGGTCAGCTCTTAAAGATATGAGAACTTGGGTTTTTGCTTTAGGACAAGCATTTTTTTCCTTATCTTTAGCTGGATCAGGAACTGTTGTTTACGGAAGTTATTTAAGTAAAAATGAAGATATAGTTAATTCAGCTTTAAATGTTTCTTTCTTTGATACATGTGCGGCAATGTTGGCTGCACTTGTAGTTATTCCAGCGGTATTTGCTTATGGACTTGAGCCTGGGGCAGGTCCAGGTCTTATGTTTGTTACTCTTCCTACAGTATTTCAAAATATGCCTGGTGGACAAATAATTGCTATAGTATTTTTTATAGCAGTGTTATTTGCAGGAGTAACTTCTCTTATGAATTTATTTGAAACTCCTGTTGAAGCTTTACAAAGTCGCTTGGGATTATCAAGATTAAAATCTATTGGAATTGTTGCGGTAGTTTCATTTATAGTTGGAGTTTTTCTTGAAGGAGATGGATTATCTCCATGGATGGACTTTGTTTCGATATATATAATTCCATTAGGTGCACTTTTAGCAGGACTTGTAATCTATTGGATTTGTAAATCTGGATTTGCAAGAGAACAAGTACAAATTGGAAGAGAAAAAAAAGTTGGAGCTTGGTTTGAACCAGTAACAAAATATCTATTTTGTGGAATAGCAATAATAGTTTACATTATGGGAATTCTTTATGGAGGAATAGGATAAAGTAATATTTAAATATAATCAAAGGTTGTAGAAATGAAAATTTCTGCAACTTTTTTTATTAAGATGGTATAATATAAGAAAATAAATTGGAGGAAAATTGTGGAGAATAAAATTTTAAATGATAAAGTAAAAGAAAAAAGATTTGAATTGATATTAAGAATATTTGATAAAATTGATTTTCAGAGAATTGAAGTTCCTGAAGAATATAGTAAAGATACTTTTTTTGATTTTTTAAAATGGAAAATAGGGACAAGCATATCTTTTAGATATGATAAACAATTAAATTTTATATATAGTCAAAAAAATGAAGGTTTACAGGAAAAGCTACTAAAAAATTTAGAATATGATTTTAGACAGGAACAGTTTGAAATTTTGTCAAATATCTATTTTGAATTCGGAAAAAAATAAAGGTAACAAAGGCTCTTTACAGTAAAAAAGTTATAAAAAAGGAGTGATGATATGAAGCTTCAAGAACGCAAAGAGTTGGTAGAGGTTGCCCTAGGAAAAAGAGTAGCTGATTTAGTTTTAACAAACGGAAATCTTATAAATGTTTTTACTGGAGAAATTTATAAAGCAAATATTTATATTTATAAAGAGTATATAGCTAATGTAATACCTATAGAAGAAGATACTTTCATTATAGGAGAAAATATTGTAGATTTAAAAGGTAAGTATGTGGCTCCAGGGTTTATTGATTCGCATGTTCATATAGAGAGTAGTCATTTAACTCCTAATAATTTTGCAGAAGTTGTTATACCTAAAGGGACAACTACTATAATTGCTGATCCTCATGAAATTGCAAATGTTTTGGGAATAGATGGAGTAAAATATATGATTGAAAAATCAAAAGGATTACCAATGAATCAATATTTTTTAATTCCTTCTTGTGTTCCTTCTGTATTAGGATTAGAAAATGCAGGAGCTGAATTTACACCAAATGATATAAAAAATATGTTTAATCTAGAACGAGTTTTAGGACTTGGAGAAGTAATGGATTTTATGGGAGTAATAAATCAAAGCAAAAGAATGACAAAAATAATAGATGTTGCAATAAGAAAGGGTGTTTTTGTACAGGGGCATGCTCCTGGTCTAAAAGGTAAAGCTTTAGCAGGTTATATTTGTGGAGGACCAATATCATGTCATGAGTCTACAGATGGAATAGAAGCTTTAGATAAGTTGAGAAAAGGGATGTTTTTAGATGCGAGAGAAAGTTCAATTTCTAAAAATATAACAAACATAGTAAAAGTAATAAAAACAATAAAAGCACCTAGAAATTTAACTTTATGTACTGATGATAGAGAGGCTGGAGATCTTTTAAAAGAAGGAAGTGTTAATCATTGTGCAGAGGTAGCTGTAAAAGCCGGATTAGATGCTGTAGATGCAATAAAAGCAATAACTTTGAATCCTGCTCAAGAATACAAATTGGATAAAATAGGAGCTATTGCACCAGGTTATTTTGCAGATATAGTAGTATTAGATAGTATTAGGGATTTTAATGTGGTAAAAACTTTTTTTAAAGGAAAGTTAGTAGCAAAAGATGGAAAGCTAGTAGAAGAAATTACTTCTAAAATTTTAGAAGTAGAAGAGTTAAATAGCATTCATTTAAAAAATCTTAAATTAGAAGATTTTATGATAAAAGCTCCAATAGAAAATGGAGAGCTCGAAATAGAAGCTCTTGTTTATTTAAATAAAAATGATTTATTAACAGAAAGAAAAAAATTGAAAGTAAAAGTTTTAAATGAGTATGTTGATATTTCAGATTCTCCAGAATTAAACTATGTTGCGATAATAAATAGACACAAGAAGATTGATAATATCTCACTTGGAGTAGTAAAAAATTTTCATTTAAAAAAAGGAGCAGTAGGAACAACCTATTCCCATGATAGTCATAATTTAACAATTATATATAATAATCCATTGGAAGCACTAATAATATCTGAAAAAATAAAAGAAATAGGAGGTGGTATTGTAGTTGCAGAGAAAGCAAAGATTTTAAAAGAATTACATTTACCAATAGCAGGAATGCTATCTAAAAATTCAGCAGAAGTTTTATCAGATGAAATAGAAGGAATGAATTCTATTTTAAAAGAAATGGGAATAGAGGCTGAGTCACCTATAACTAGACCTAGTACAATTGCATTAATAGTTATACCAGATGTAAAAATAAGTGATTTGGGCTTAATTGATGTAAAAACTCAAGAAATTATAAAGCTATTTGATGAACACGGTATAAATAATATATTTTAATTACAAAGGAGAAAAGATGATAGTCAAAGTAGTTTTTGATATTAATCAAGAAGAGCGTTGGTCTGTTCTTATAGGAAATTTAAAAAATGTAGTTAAGGGAATAAGAGAACTAGGTTCGGAATATTGTTTAGAAGTAGTTATTATGGGTACAGCTATTAATGGTATAAAAAAGTTATCAGGTATATTAAAAAAAGAGGAACTGGAAGAATTAGTTGAAAAAAATGTAATATTTTCAGTTTGTAATAACACAATGAAAAAATATAATGTAAAAAAAGAAGACCTTTATGATTTTATAAAAGTTGTTCCTGCAGGTGTGATAGAGTTAATTTTGAAGCAACAAGATGGGTATAGTTATATTAAACCTTAAAACAAAATGGCAACCAAATTTAAAGTTGGTTGCCATTTTACTTAAAGATAACTAATACTCTCTAAAATATAATTAGGTTTATATATGGTA includes:
- a CDS encoding TolC family protein, with the protein product MKKYLLLFLTLNIVTFSIELTLDKSIDLAKKNNRQLKEKNITVKQKKLNENVKIKNALPSLRAQTMYIDHDESKNLNSSFQNGIYLSQPIFTGGELYYNIKSSKALREFEENDYITQNINLELNVIQTYISCLQLKKTLNVYETSQKEKQEELKKQQEFYNLSLIDKSEVLKIETSLYQTETSILKIKNNIIAQELTLKNLLGLNIEENITLKEMNFSNFMTINIDLKKDTERALSNSTLSKKLDKNILISEYNSKSNRSTFLPKVDLEYGYESLEESSFSKSNNDWEWRVGITFKWDIFNFGSGIDSYKESTLEIEKQKISKIDSLEILKKQIKTTYLDLITAKEVIITNEKALLTAFETFKIDKEKFSNRIIDSVDFLKSESQLREAQITHINSQLDYFLYYQQYLSLLK
- a CDS encoding tryptophanase; its protein translation is MAIKYVPEPFRIKMVETIKMTTSEERAEKIKEANYNLFNLRGEDVYIDLLTDSGTNAMSQDQWAGVMRGDEAYAGASSYFKLVNTAKDIFGYEFIQPVHQGRAAEKVLFPTFLKSGQYAISNMFFDTTRAHVILAGARPLDCVVPEAKDPGKRSKFKGNMDVEKMEKLIQEYGPEKIGLVVLTITNNSAGGQPVSMKNAREVAAICKKYNIPLNIDAARYAENAYFIKRDEPECANMSIKDIIKEMFSYADFFTMSAKKDTIVNMGGLIGVKNAVENADMILKIKANCISFEGFTTYGGLSGRDLEALAIGLLEGIDENFLRYRIGQMEYLASRLDDAGIIYQSPVGGHGVFVDASKIFPNIPFNEFPGQVLAIELYKEAGIRSCDIGSYMLGNDPDTNEQLEADFEFTRLAIPRRVYTQAHLDVIADALIAIKERAHEITRGYRITWEPPILRHFQASLEIIED
- a CDS encoding sodium-dependent transporter, translated to MEDIKNSVETVLIDDNNRDGFKSKFGFILACIGSAVGMGNIWMFPYRVGQFGGAAFLIPYFTFVLLIGFTGVIGEMTLGRSMGTGPLGAFEKAFKQRGLKGGTIIGLIPVIGSLAIAIGYAIVVGWILRYCVVSLSGAIIESQPGPYFGALASDFGSIPWHVAGLLLTFSLMAMGIAGGIEKVNKILMPAFFGLFLFLAIRIYMLPGAEQGYSYLFNPDWSALKDMRTWVFALGQAFFSLSLAGSGTVVYGSYLSKNEDIVNSALNVSFFDTCAAMLAALVVIPAVFAYGLEPGAGPGLMFVTLPTVFQNMPGGQIIAIVFFIAVLFAGVTSLMNLFETPVEALQSRLGLSRLKSIGIVAVVSFIVGVFLEGDGLSPWMDFVSIYIIPLGALLAGLVIYWICKSGFAREQVQIGREKKVGAWFEPVTKYLFCGIAIIVYIMGILYGGIG
- the ade gene encoding adenine deaminase translates to MKLQERKELVEVALGKRVADLVLTNGNLINVFTGEIYKANIYIYKEYIANVIPIEEDTFIIGENIVDLKGKYVAPGFIDSHVHIESSHLTPNNFAEVVIPKGTTTIIADPHEIANVLGIDGVKYMIEKSKGLPMNQYFLIPSCVPSVLGLENAGAEFTPNDIKNMFNLERVLGLGEVMDFMGVINQSKRMTKIIDVAIRKGVFVQGHAPGLKGKALAGYICGGPISCHESTDGIEALDKLRKGMFLDARESSISKNITNIVKVIKTIKAPRNLTLCTDDREAGDLLKEGSVNHCAEVAVKAGLDAVDAIKAITLNPAQEYKLDKIGAIAPGYFADIVVLDSIRDFNVVKTFFKGKLVAKDGKLVEEITSKILEVEELNSIHLKNLKLEDFMIKAPIENGELEIEALVYLNKNDLLTERKKLKVKVLNEYVDISDSPELNYVAIINRHKKIDNISLGVVKNFHLKKGAVGTTYSHDSHNLTIIYNNPLEALIISEKIKEIGGGIVVAEKAKILKELHLPIAGMLSKNSAEVLSDEIEGMNSILKEMGIEAESPITRPSTIALIVIPDVKISDLGLIDVKTQEIIKLFDEHGINNIF
- a CDS encoding DsrE family protein, with amino-acid sequence MIVKVVFDINQEERWSVLIGNLKNVVKGIRELGSEYCLEVVIMGTAINGIKKLSGILKKEELEELVEKNVIFSVCNNTMKKYNVKKEDLYDFIKVVPAGVIELILKQQDGYSYIKP